The genomic region CACGCAGGATGTAATTGGGAGCGACTGACTGGATGTCAGAACAACTCTCCGAGCGCATCATGGGGAGCGACCGCACGAATGGGAGAGCGTGCGTAGTCTTTCACGTTCCGCGTGACAATGTGTCTGGCCCCGCAGGCGCGGGCGGCAGCCACCTGCATGGCATCCTCGAAATCGGTCATGGGGAGCGCGGCGGCGTAGCGGATGCTTGCCGTGTCGGTCGCGGCCACCGCCACGAAGCGCGTAAGCTCGACGATGAAGTCGCGCGTGCTCACGTCTCCCAGCGTTGGAGCCACCAGGTAATAGAGGTTCGAGAGAGAGTGCCATGCGACATAGGCCGCCTCAGCGCCATGCTCGATCCGGTCGAGAAGTTCTGCTGCCGGGTCGGCGTGAGGGCGCCTGTCCAGGGCGACGTCTATGAGCACGTCTGTGTCGAGAAGTATCACCGGAGGTATTTTTCGGCCAGCGCAGTGTAGCGCGGGTCGTCATCACGCTCCGCCGCCTGAAACTTGCCGCGCCATCGCTCGGAGAATGACGGCGATTCCTCACCTGCCATTGCCCTGAGAGACTGCTCGACCAGCGACGAAAGGGACACACCGCGCGAACGGGCATAGCGCTTGGCCGCCGGCAAGAGGTCGGCGTCCACTGTAATGGTAAGTTTCCGTTTCATACTGTCGTCGCGTCTTTCTAGTACGTATACGTATGATTAACTATAGTATACGTGTCTCAGGAGCGGATTTCAAGAAAGCCAAGCCCGGTCACCATATGTGTCAAAGTCGCTGACGGCGAATCTCGGTCTGCGAGCGCCATTGCGGGCAAGTGGAGTCTAGGAATCTTGCTGGAATTGATACCTGCGCTCTGCCGGGTTCTCTCGTTACTGCTGCGGACTTGCCATTGGTCGCCCCTCGTTCTCCGTCTCGCTACGACCATGTCTTCTGATGATCTCTCCGCAGCTCTGCCGAGAGATCGTAGGCGAGCCGCTCTGGCGTCCACTA from Chloroflexota bacterium harbors:
- a CDS encoding PIN domain-containing protein, whose amino-acid sequence is MILLDTDVLIDVALDRRPHADPAAELLDRIEHGAEAAYVAWHSLSNLYYLVAPTLGDVSTRDFIVELTRFVAVAATDTASIRYAAALPMTDFEDAMQVAAARACGARHIVTRNVKDYARSPIRAVAPHDALGELF
- a CDS encoding DUF6364 family protein; the protein is MKRKLTITVDADLLPAAKRYARSRGVSLSSLVEQSLRAMAGEESPSFSERWRGKFQAAERDDDPRYTALAEKYLR